A portion of the Mesobacillus sp. AQ2 genome contains these proteins:
- the ccsA gene encoding cytochrome c biogenesis protein CcsA has product MKKNAGLIDRILLFTLIPSFFIALYLIFIWSPVEKMMGATQKIFYFHVGSAWVAFLAFGVVGYYSVRVLIKPRLQYHINAGISAEIGVLFTTITLITGMIWGKSSWNTWWTWEPRLATTLILWFIYVAYLFVRKMDGSMEKIARLSAVFGIVGVINVPIVFMAIRWWNTKLHPIVFGEGKNQSGGGIEPDMLVTLLFSIFTITLLYTFLMRKGIEIEKMRHIVKKAKSKAIEKLAG; this is encoded by the coding sequence ATGAAAAAAAATGCTGGTTTGATTGACCGAATCTTGCTGTTTACGCTGATACCATCATTTTTTATCGCGCTTTACCTGATTTTCATCTGGTCGCCTGTTGAAAAAATGATGGGTGCCACGCAAAAAATATTCTACTTCCATGTTGGCAGTGCCTGGGTCGCTTTCCTCGCTTTCGGTGTAGTTGGTTATTACAGTGTGAGAGTGCTGATAAAACCAAGGCTTCAGTACCATATCAATGCCGGAATCTCAGCTGAAATTGGCGTCCTTTTCACGACAATCACATTAATCACCGGGATGATCTGGGGAAAATCAAGCTGGAATACATGGTGGACATGGGAACCCCGCCTCGCGACAACACTGATCCTCTGGTTCATATACGTCGCTTATCTTTTCGTCCGCAAGATGGACGGTTCAATGGAAAAAATCGCAAGGCTGTCAGCTGTTTTTGGCATCGTTGGTGTCATCAATGTGCCAATTGTCTTCATGGCGATTCGCTGGTGGAACACGAAGCTTCATCCAATCGTGTTCGGTGAAGGCAAAAACCAGTCAGGAGGCGGGATCGAGCCTGACATGCTTGTCACCTTGCTGTTCTCGATTTTTACAATCACCTTGTTGTACACGTTCCTGATGCGAAAAGGCATCGAAATTGAAAAAATGAGACATATCGTCAAAAAGGCTAAGTCAAAAGCAATTGAAAAGCTTGCGGGCTAA
- a CDS encoding TlpA disulfide reductase family protein, with protein sequence MGKKIVPVIVIAAVIGVLGFLVSGLGGKASAQPGDQSIDFELQDIDGNTYKLSDFKGQPVVLNFFATWCAPCIDEAPELEAFGKEYKGAKLLILAKGESKKRMEKYIGESGSKLTYLLDTKEDISKDYNVIGQPETIIIDGDGKIVERFSGPTTKDDLISLIQEKVSP encoded by the coding sequence ATGGGCAAAAAAATCGTTCCGGTCATCGTGATTGCTGCTGTCATCGGAGTCCTTGGCTTTTTGGTCAGCGGACTGGGCGGGAAAGCATCCGCCCAGCCTGGTGACCAGTCGATTGATTTTGAACTGCAGGATATCGACGGCAATACTTATAAACTTTCTGATTTTAAGGGCCAGCCGGTCGTCCTGAATTTTTTCGCAACATGGTGCGCGCCATGCATTGATGAAGCGCCAGAATTGGAAGCTTTCGGCAAAGAATACAAGGGTGCAAAGCTTTTGATCCTCGCAAAAGGCGAATCGAAAAAACGGATGGAAAAATATATCGGAGAAAGTGGCTCAAAGCTTACGTATCTTCTAGACACAAAAGAAGACATCTCTAAAGATTACAATGTGATCGGACAGCCTGAGACCATCATCATTGACGGGGACGGCAAGATAGTCGAACGCTTTTCCGGGCCGACAACGAAGGATGATTTAATCAGTCTGATCCAGGAAAAAGTTTCACCATGA
- a CDS encoding GntP family permease: MLSMIGLIGGLALLIYLTMRGMNLLIVGPISALFVAVFSGMPLFPQLAEEGAANFVGNYMSGFSGFVTAWYMMFLLGAIFGKVMEDSGAADSVSEFIVEKLGMKYAVLAIVVACAVLTYGGVSLFVVAFSVYPMALSLFRQANLPRRFIPAALAFGSVTFTMTSAGSPEIQNWIPIEFLNTSPLAGWEVSAIVAVFMMIFGYWWLKRMITKAIAKGEKFEARKTDPMLEKRELPHPLMGLIPLVVVLVISFVFHDSLKQSALIIALLGGVISAYLLNRKYFKNFWEALSEGTMGALIAIGNTAAVVGFGGVAKAVPAFQTAVDAMTNIPGSPLIGAAIAVSVIAGMTGSASGGQAIALPLLAPHYMDMGVNPEALHRVAAISSGALDSLPHNGYVVTTVRAICGESHQDAYNPVAAVTVIVPLIGVAIAIVLFTLGLGI; the protein is encoded by the coding sequence ATGCTGAGTATGATTGGATTGATTGGCGGTCTGGCTTTATTGATTTACCTGACGATGAGAGGGATGAACCTGCTTATTGTCGGGCCGATTTCCGCGTTGTTTGTAGCTGTGTTCAGCGGGATGCCGCTGTTTCCGCAGCTGGCTGAAGAAGGGGCGGCTAACTTTGTCGGGAACTATATGTCTGGTTTTTCGGGTTTCGTTACCGCATGGTACATGATGTTCCTGCTTGGGGCGATTTTTGGAAAGGTAATGGAAGACAGCGGCGCAGCAGACAGCGTATCTGAGTTCATCGTCGAGAAGCTGGGGATGAAATATGCCGTGCTAGCGATTGTCGTTGCCTGCGCTGTGTTGACATATGGCGGAGTGAGCTTGTTTGTCGTAGCATTTTCTGTTTATCCAATGGCCTTGAGCTTGTTCAGGCAGGCCAATTTGCCAAGGCGTTTCATTCCTGCTGCATTGGCCTTCGGTTCGGTTACGTTCACAATGACTTCTGCAGGTTCTCCGGAAATCCAGAACTGGATTCCGATTGAGTTCCTCAATACTTCTCCGCTTGCAGGCTGGGAGGTCAGCGCCATCGTTGCCGTCTTTATGATGATCTTTGGATACTGGTGGCTGAAACGAATGATCACAAAAGCCATCGCAAAAGGGGAGAAGTTTGAAGCGAGGAAGACCGATCCAATGCTGGAAAAACGAGAACTTCCTCATCCTTTAATGGGTCTCATTCCTTTGGTAGTGGTATTGGTTATTTCCTTCGTTTTCCATGACTCATTAAAACAATCAGCACTCATCATCGCTTTGCTAGGAGGTGTTATATCCGCCTATTTGCTAAATCGCAAGTACTTCAAAAATTTCTGGGAAGCACTATCAGAAGGAACGATGGGTGCTTTGATTGCGATCGGCAACACGGCTGCAGTCGTTGGGTTTGGCGGCGTGGCGAAGGCAGTTCCGGCTTTCCAGACAGCGGTAGATGCGATGACGAATATACCTGGAAGCCCGTTGATTGGGGCGGCGATTGCCGTCAGTGTCATTGCAGGGATGACTGGTTCAGCTTCCGGAGGTCAGGCAATTGCACTTCCACTACTCGCACCACACTACATGGATATGGGCGTCAATCCGGAAGCATTGCACAGGGTAGCGGCCATTTCCTCGGGAGCGCTAGATTCTCTGCCGCATAATGGTTATGTGGTCACGACTGTCAGGGCGATTTGCGGCGAGTCCCATCAGGATGCCTACAATCCAGTGGCAGCAGTGACCGTCATTGTACCGCTGATTGGTGTGGCAATCGCGATTGTACTATTCACACTAGGATTAGGTATTTAG
- a CDS encoding sigma 54-interacting transcriptional regulator: MNTKLLHIPADIIETIVENAFEWLVVVDQEGRIIYINHNYCEFLEVNREETIGRHVTQVIENTRMHIVAKTGQEELADLQYIKGNYMIANRVPIIKNGEVVAAFGTVFFRDTQEWMKMDSHVKSLLTRMQPYIQKIDSGVKYTLDDILGESQQIVSLKEKVKMVSNSDISILIRGESGTGKELFAHSIHQLSSRSQKPFIKVNCGAIPENLLESELFGYEEGAFTGAKKGGKKGKFQLANGGTLFLDEIGDMPLSMQVKLLRALQDGEIEPIGSTKPVSVDVRIIAATNRPLENMIEEKRFREDLFYRINVVPFSVPPLKERAEDLNLLIAYFIEKVTNRLGKRIAGMERNVMEILKSYSWPGNIRELQNVIEAAVHLTKGEQITLDSLPDYLQSQTAIYRFKNKKLKDIVEETEKWVLKQSLERNNDDKMLVGRELGISKSTLYEKLNKYDLL, encoded by the coding sequence ATGAATACAAAGCTTTTACATATCCCTGCAGACATTATTGAAACTATTGTCGAGAATGCATTTGAATGGCTTGTGGTCGTGGATCAAGAAGGAAGGATCATTTATATCAACCATAATTATTGTGAATTCCTTGAAGTCAATCGGGAAGAAACGATTGGCCGGCATGTGACACAAGTGATCGAGAATACCAGGATGCATATTGTGGCCAAGACCGGCCAGGAAGAACTGGCCGACTTGCAATATATCAAAGGCAATTACATGATTGCCAACAGGGTGCCCATCATCAAAAATGGTGAGGTAGTTGCAGCGTTCGGCACTGTCTTCTTCAGGGACACACAGGAATGGATGAAAATGGACAGCCATGTAAAAAGCCTGCTCACGAGAATGCAGCCCTACATTCAAAAAATTGATTCTGGGGTGAAATATACGCTCGATGACATCCTAGGCGAGTCGCAGCAGATTGTCAGTTTAAAAGAGAAAGTGAAAATGGTGTCAAACAGCGATATTTCAATTTTGATCAGGGGAGAGAGCGGCACAGGGAAGGAATTGTTTGCCCACAGCATCCACCAGTTAAGCAGCCGGAGCCAGAAGCCTTTCATCAAGGTGAACTGCGGAGCAATCCCCGAAAACCTGCTAGAATCCGAGTTGTTTGGCTATGAGGAAGGAGCATTTACAGGCGCGAAAAAAGGCGGGAAAAAGGGGAAATTCCAGCTGGCAAATGGCGGCACCCTCTTCCTTGACGAGATTGGCGACATGCCGCTGAGCATGCAGGTAAAACTGTTGCGTGCCTTGCAGGATGGAGAGATTGAACCGATTGGCTCTACTAAACCAGTTTCAGTTGATGTAAGGATCATTGCTGCCACAAACAGGCCGCTTGAGAACATGATCGAGGAGAAACGATTCAGAGAGGATTTATTTTACCGGATCAATGTCGTCCCTTTCAGCGTCCCTCCATTAAAAGAACGTGCGGAGGACTTGAACCTTCTGATCGCCTATTTTATCGAAAAGGTCACAAACCGGTTAGGCAAGCGGATTGCAGGAATGGAAAGAAATGTGATGGAAATCCTGAAATCATACAGTTGGCCGGGGAATATCCGCGAACTGCAAAATGTCATCGAAGCTGCCGTTCATTTGACTAAAGGAGAACAAATTACGCTGGATTCTTTGCCGGATTACCTGCAATCACAGACAGCGATTTATCGATTCAAGAACAAGAAGCTAAAAGATATTGTTGAAGAAACAGAAAAATGGGTATTGAAGCAAAGTCTTGAAAGGAATAATGACGACAAAATGCTGGTGGGCAGGGAGCTGGGGATCAGCAAATCAACACTTTATGAAAAATTGAATAAATACGATCTCTTGTAG
- a CDS encoding 3-hydroxybutyrate dehydrogenase, which produces MVKDKVVLITGAAQGIGYEIAKSFAEQGGKVFLTDLQEGTVEEAAASLRESGFEAAGWKCDVTSEKDIEQAVVKCVDHFGRVDVLINNAGLQYVSMIEDFPTEKFELLIKVMLTAPFVALKHVLPVMKKQGFGRVINMASINGLVGFAGKAAYNSAKHGVIGLTKVAALETAEHGITVNAVCPGYVDTPLVRNQLSSLAETRNVPLEKVLEEVIFPLVPQKRLLAVEEIASYVQYLASDVAKGITGQAAVIDGGYTVQ; this is translated from the coding sequence ATGGTAAAAGATAAAGTAGTCCTGATAACCGGTGCCGCCCAGGGAATCGGGTATGAGATCGCCAAAAGTTTTGCTGAACAGGGCGGGAAGGTATTTTTAACGGATTTACAGGAAGGAACGGTGGAAGAAGCAGCAGCTAGTTTGCGTGAATCAGGATTCGAAGCTGCTGGCTGGAAATGTGATGTTACCAGCGAAAAAGACATTGAGCAGGCAGTTGTGAAGTGCGTCGACCACTTTGGCCGTGTCGATGTTCTTATCAACAATGCAGGTCTGCAATATGTATCCATGATTGAAGACTTCCCAACGGAAAAATTTGAATTGCTGATAAAAGTAATGCTCACAGCCCCGTTTGTAGCCTTGAAACATGTATTGCCGGTCATGAAAAAGCAAGGTTTTGGCCGGGTAATCAACATGGCATCGATCAATGGGCTAGTGGGGTTTGCTGGTAAGGCAGCTTATAACAGTGCCAAGCATGGGGTCATTGGTTTGACGAAGGTAGCTGCACTTGAAACCGCAGAGCACGGGATCACCGTCAACGCCGTCTGCCCGGGATATGTCGATACTCCATTGGTCCGCAATCAGCTATCAAGCCTGGCGGAGACAAGGAATGTCCCACTTGAAAAAGTGCTCGAAGAAGTCATTTTTCCGCTCGTGCCGCAGAAACGCCTGCTGGCTGTCGAGGAAATCGCCAGTTATGTTCAATACCTGGCCAGTGATGTTGCAAAAGGAATCACCGGCCAGGCCGCCGTCATAGATGGAGGGTATACGGTTCAATAA
- a CDS encoding NapC/NirT family cytochrome c has translation MLKKLLGIDKKMLLFIGVFAGIIVSVVTVKTLAYTDSPEFCSSCHIMTEVHDSFSDSNHAGLACGDCHLPHENMVKKYTYKAKAGMTHVYFNTLGEAKIPKVLHATESSDEVINENCISCHENTLENISHDAKDSCSSCHQAVPHGKGFKTEDYFKPPKPGELLEKKGGTMNNG, from the coding sequence ATGCTGAAAAAGCTGCTGGGAATAGACAAAAAGATGCTGTTATTCATTGGTGTGTTCGCTGGAATCATTGTTTCGGTCGTCACTGTCAAGACACTCGCTTATACGGATTCACCTGAATTCTGTTCAAGCTGCCATATCATGACAGAGGTCCATGACTCGTTTTCCGATTCCAACCACGCCGGTCTGGCCTGCGGGGACTGCCATTTGCCACACGAGAATATGGTCAAAAAATATACCTATAAGGCAAAGGCTGGCATGACACATGTGTATTTCAATACACTAGGGGAAGCAAAAATACCGAAGGTGCTCCACGCAACAGAAAGCTCTGACGAAGTCATAAATGAAAACTGTATCAGCTGCCATGAAAATACACTGGAAAATATTTCGCATGATGCTAAAGACAGCTGTTCAAGCTGCCACCAGGCAGTGCCGCATGGAAAAGGCTTCAAGACAGAGGATTATTTTAAACCGCCTAAACCAGGCGAGCTTTTAGAGAAAAAAGGAGGTACGATGAACAATGGCTAG
- a CDS encoding ammonia-forming cytochrome c nitrite reductase subunit c552, with protein sequence MARNFRWAYLLLVAVMLIITGCSSSDEEATSASELKTGLSKDEISNEAFKDLFPLQYDSYKQNEKMEDTKYSGSVKRSKFDHDKEPYLPVLFNGYGFATEYNEDRGHIYANEDVRAIARITDKSVGSCLTCKSTAVPHMIEEMGDDYWSGNFNKDIWPKAEAMGHSPIGCSDCHDPQTMDLRVTRPSFIKAMESQGIDMSNPTKNDMRNYVCGQCHVEYYFAADNSEVTYPWANGFKPEDMYEYYETTAKEQGFEKDWVHNISGTPMLKSQHPDFETHIEGPHGEAGVTCADCHMPYDRVDGKKKISSHWWTSPLKTMDQSCATCHTNRDMDELKERVIGIQDTHMEALHKAEDISITSHYYVNKMITSGVSEEKIKQAQEHIRKGQWFWDIVAAESSAGFHNPQGSMDSLRISTEESNAAINIAIEELTKKGVNLEEVKTEIEKVKKAVYDEKDNFKKKDKAINSYFPAQQPAPKK encoded by the coding sequence ATGGCTAGAAATTTCCGCTGGGCATATTTGCTCCTTGTGGCTGTCATGCTCATCATTACAGGCTGCTCCAGCTCGGATGAAGAAGCCACTTCAGCCAGTGAGCTAAAAACGGGGCTTAGCAAAGATGAAATCAGCAATGAAGCCTTCAAGGATCTTTTCCCGCTTCAATATGACAGCTACAAACAAAACGAAAAGATGGAAGACACAAAATACAGCGGTTCCGTGAAACGAAGCAAATTCGACCATGACAAGGAACCGTATTTGCCAGTCCTTTTTAACGGCTATGGCTTTGCGACTGAATACAATGAAGATCGCGGCCATATTTACGCGAATGAGGACGTCCGGGCGATCGCGAGGATCACTGACAAGTCGGTCGGTTCCTGCTTGACATGTAAATCGACTGCCGTACCGCACATGATCGAGGAAATGGGTGACGATTACTGGAGCGGCAATTTTAACAAAGACATCTGGCCGAAAGCAGAAGCAATGGGCCATTCACCAATCGGCTGTTCAGACTGCCATGATCCGCAGACGATGGATTTGCGCGTCACACGCCCAAGCTTCATCAAGGCAATGGAATCACAGGGCATCGACATGTCCAACCCAACAAAGAATGACATGAGGAACTATGTTTGCGGACAGTGCCACGTAGAGTACTACTTTGCAGCTGACAATAGTGAAGTTACCTATCCTTGGGCGAATGGATTCAAGCCTGAAGATATGTATGAATACTATGAGACAACTGCCAAGGAACAAGGTTTTGAGAAAGACTGGGTTCACAATATTTCCGGAACGCCAATGCTGAAATCCCAGCACCCTGACTTTGAGACACATATCGAAGGTCCGCATGGCGAGGCTGGAGTCACATGTGCAGACTGTCACATGCCATATGACAGAGTAGACGGCAAAAAGAAAATCAGTTCACACTGGTGGACATCGCCTCTGAAGACAATGGATCAATCCTGCGCAACCTGCCATACCAACAGGGATATGGATGAGCTGAAAGAACGCGTAATCGGTATTCAGGATACTCATATGGAAGCCCTTCATAAGGCCGAGGATATTTCGATTACCTCACACTATTACGTGAATAAGATGATCACATCAGGAGTAAGCGAAGAAAAAATAAAGCAGGCTCAGGAGCATATCAGAAAAGGACAATGGTTCTGGGATATCGTAGCGGCTGAAAGTTCGGCTGGTTTCCATAATCCGCAGGGATCAATGGATTCATTGAGGATTTCGACTGAAGAATCAAACGCAGCCATCAATATTGCCATCGAAGAATTGACCAAAAAAGGCGTCAATTTAGAAGAGGTCAAGACAGAGATTGAAAAGGTGAAGAAGGCTGTTTACGACGAAAAAGATAACTTCAAGAAGAAAGACAAAGCAATCAACAGTTACTTCCCGGCCCAACAGCCAGCTCCAAAAAAATAG
- the ccmA gene encoding heme ABC exporter ATP-binding protein CcmA, with translation MLELRKMTKMLGDKLILRNITLTLQKGEILAVIGPNGAGKSTFFKCTVGLLQPTSGEILLDGKLVRKNSAQIKQRIGFLGHESFLYNNLSPLENLRFYGKLYKVKDLDRKANELLKEVGLYLFRDMPIRSFSRGMLQRLAIARVLLPDPEILMLDEPHTGLDQEAVALLNQIIKNKRNSGTSILIISHDFEQVHALADRAALLKKGRIIATRPLGDGISLAEMKQWYESEVKSS, from the coding sequence ATGCTTGAACTGCGAAAAATGACCAAAATGCTGGGAGATAAACTGATACTGCGAAACATCACCCTTACACTCCAAAAAGGGGAGATCCTCGCGGTAATAGGGCCAAACGGTGCCGGGAAAAGTACGTTTTTCAAATGTACGGTCGGATTGCTGCAGCCTACAAGCGGAGAGATTCTCCTTGATGGAAAGCTCGTCAGGAAAAACTCTGCACAGATCAAGCAGCGGATTGGGTTCTTAGGTCATGAATCCTTCCTGTACAATAACCTGTCTCCGCTCGAGAATCTTAGATTTTACGGAAAGCTTTACAAGGTGAAGGACCTTGACAGGAAAGCGAATGAGCTTTTAAAGGAGGTTGGGTTGTACCTGTTCCGCGATATGCCAATCCGCTCATTCTCAAGAGGGATGCTGCAGAGGCTGGCGATTGCCAGGGTGCTGCTGCCTGATCCCGAAATCCTGATGCTCGATGAGCCGCACACCGGACTTGACCAGGAAGCCGTTGCGCTCCTGAATCAAATCATTAAAAACAAACGGAACAGCGGAACGTCCATCCTCATCATCTCACATGATTTTGAACAGGTGCATGCCCTTGCTGACAGGGCTGCCCTGCTGAAAAAGGGGAGAATCATCGCGACCAGGCCACTTGGTGATGGGATCAGCCTGGCAGAGATGAAGCAATGGTATGAATCAGAGGTGAAGAGCTCATGA
- a CDS encoding CcmD family protein yields MTYLFMGYTVIWTLIAGYVVVLGRRQKQLKKEIEILEEWNSDF; encoded by the coding sequence ATGACTTACTTATTCATGGGTTATACAGTGATCTGGACGTTGATAGCGGGATATGTCGTTGTGCTTGGCCGCCGCCAGAAGCAGCTGAAAAAAGAGATCGAAATACTGGAAGAATGGAACTCAGATTTTTAA
- a CDS encoding heme exporter protein CcmB encodes MMSILLDAWTIASKDLRNEIKTKQTIGMMVIFSSLVVLIFSFAFDPTNNMVKAVIPGLVWLITVFSGILGLNRSFLSEHENDALTGLRSAPIDPSSIYLGKALANFILVTAVQLVSIPVLFLLFDYRFFGKIGWFILVVVIGTLGFIIVGTFLAALSANAKNSEMLLPVLLLPLLSPLLIAGVQATRIVLENEVIADAASWIRLMGAYDLLFLAACFFLFEFIMEGS; translated from the coding sequence ATGATGTCGATTCTTCTAGATGCCTGGACGATTGCCAGCAAAGACCTTCGCAATGAAATTAAGACAAAGCAGACGATTGGGATGATGGTCATTTTCTCCAGTCTGGTTGTCCTCATTTTCAGCTTTGCCTTCGATCCAACCAACAATATGGTGAAGGCTGTCATTCCAGGTCTGGTCTGGCTGATCACTGTCTTTTCCGGGATTCTTGGCCTGAACCGCTCGTTTCTTTCGGAGCATGAAAATGATGCCCTGACTGGACTGCGCTCGGCACCCATCGATCCTTCGAGTATTTATCTGGGGAAGGCGCTGGCGAATTTCATCCTCGTCACAGCTGTTCAGCTTGTGAGCATTCCGGTGCTGTTCCTGCTGTTCGACTACCGCTTCTTTGGGAAAATAGGCTGGTTCATTCTCGTTGTCGTCATCGGGACACTGGGCTTTATCATTGTCGGCACATTCCTGGCTGCCCTGTCAGCGAATGCCAAAAACAGTGAAATGTTATTGCCGGTGTTGCTGCTTCCGCTTTTAAGCCCATTGCTGATTGCCGGAGTCCAGGCGACAAGAATCGTTCTGGAAAATGAAGTGATTGCTGATGCAGCGTCATGGATCAGATTAATGGGAGCTTATGACTTGTTATTTTTAGCCGCATGCTTTTTCTTATTTGAATTTATTATGGAGGGATCTTGA
- a CDS encoding MFS transporter — MPRALWLLIIGMAVNVTGSSFLWPLNTIYIHEHLGKSLSVAGIVLMLNSAASVIGNLFGGSLFDKIGGYKSIILGISITILALLGLTFWPGWPQYIFFLTLVGFGSGIVFPAMYAMAGSVWKEGGRKAFNAIYVAQNLGVAVGAALGGLVASYSFQLIFIANVAMYLIFMVIAILGYRSIDTRAAMQTNVLQENGAVKSHTKLYALLILSVGYLLCWVGYVQWQTTIAAYTQELNISLNQYSILWTINGALIVLGQPIVNRLIKPFQNKLKLQIIIGMVIFMVSYAVAAGAQAFSGFVAGMVILTIGEMLIWPAVPTIANDLAPKGREGFYQGIVNSTATGGRMIGPLMGGILVDLYGMPMLFAILIAIMFIGIFTTLVYDRKMKVSHNVAAQTQS; from the coding sequence ATGCCTAGAGCCTTGTGGCTTTTGATTATCGGGATGGCAGTCAATGTTACTGGTTCCTCTTTTTTATGGCCTTTGAACACAATCTATATACATGAGCACCTCGGCAAATCATTGTCTGTTGCTGGAATCGTATTGATGCTGAATTCAGCTGCCAGCGTCATCGGCAATCTTTTTGGCGGGAGTCTTTTTGATAAAATCGGCGGCTACAAATCTATCATTCTTGGAATCAGCATCACCATTTTGGCACTGCTTGGCTTGACTTTTTGGCCTGGCTGGCCGCAGTATATTTTCTTTTTGACATTGGTTGGCTTTGGTTCTGGAATCGTCTTTCCGGCTATGTATGCAATGGCTGGGTCGGTCTGGAAAGAGGGTGGCCGCAAAGCATTCAACGCTATTTATGTGGCTCAGAATCTTGGGGTCGCGGTTGGGGCAGCGCTTGGCGGGCTTGTCGCATCCTATTCATTCCAGCTGATTTTCATAGCGAACGTAGCTATGTACCTGATTTTCATGGTGATTGCTATTTTGGGCTATCGCAGCATCGACACCAGGGCTGCGATGCAAACGAACGTCCTCCAGGAAAACGGCGCGGTAAAAAGCCATACTAAGCTGTATGCTCTTTTGATTCTGTCTGTTGGCTATTTGCTTTGCTGGGTGGGGTACGTACAATGGCAAACAACGATTGCAGCTTATACTCAGGAATTGAATATTTCCTTGAACCAATACAGCATTCTCTGGACAATTAACGGCGCATTGATCGTCCTTGGCCAGCCAATTGTGAACAGGCTGATCAAGCCGTTCCAGAATAAGCTGAAGCTGCAGATCATCATCGGAATGGTCATCTTCATGGTTTCCTATGCAGTGGCTGCGGGAGCTCAAGCGTTCTCTGGCTTCGTTGCTGGCATGGTGATCCTGACGATTGGGGAAATGCTGATCTGGCCGGCCGTTCCGACAATTGCAAATGACCTGGCGCCAAAAGGACGGGAAGGCTTTTACCAGGGAATCGTCAACAGTACCGCTACGGGCGGAAGGATGATTGGCCCGCTTATGGGCGGAATCCTTGTCGACCTGTACGGTATGCCCATGTTATTCGCAATCCTGATTGCGATCATGTTTATCGGGATTTTCACTACACTTGTTTACGACCGGAAAATGAAGGTATCTCATAATGTTGCTGCACAAACGCAAAGTTAA
- a CDS encoding CueP family metal-binding protein — MKFKILGMAFLAAGLLTACNGGEKSAEPEKQQQNIKELVSDYSAGKNKDHKASITSHELTIADSEGDKQVYDISEEDFFVSIAPYENQTHPUTNHSLTGCQGELVEKEFDVYIEDEDGNVVVDEKMMSQPNGFIDLWLPRDKKYKTKIGYDGKSVESEISTFENDATCITTMQLM, encoded by the coding sequence TTGAAATTTAAAATTCTAGGAATGGCGTTTTTGGCTGCAGGACTGTTAACTGCCTGCAATGGCGGAGAAAAATCTGCTGAACCTGAAAAACAACAACAAAACATCAAGGAATTGGTGAGTGATTACAGCGCGGGCAAAAACAAGGACCACAAGGCATCCATCACCTCACATGAGTTGACGATTGCTGACAGTGAAGGGGACAAGCAAGTCTATGACATCTCAGAAGAAGACTTCTTCGTCTCAATCGCACCTTATGAAAATCAAACCCATCCTTGAACGAATCATAGCTTGACAGGTTGTCAAGGTGAATTGGTTGAAAAAGAGTTTGATGTATATATTGAGGATGAGGACGGAAACGTAGTTGTTGACGAGAAGATGATGTCCCAGCCGAACGGCTTCATCGATTTATGGCTTCCGCGTGATAAAAAGTACAAAACAAAGATTGGATATGACGGTAAAAGTGTTGAATCAGAAATATCCACTTTTGAAAACGATGCGACCTGCATCACGACCATGCAGTTAATGTAG